Below is a genomic region from Kribbella qitaiheensis.
CTCGCCACCCGGTACGTCGAGCAGGCGCTGGCGGACGGCCGGGTCGGGGACGTCCTCGGCGTCGAGATCCGGTTGCACTTCCCGGTCTGGCCGCGACCGTTCCAGGCGGACGCGACGTGGGTGGCAGGCCGGGCGCAGGGCGGCTTCGTCCGCGAGGTGCTCTCACACTTCGCCTACTTGACCGACCGGCTGCTCGGGCCGCTCGAACCGGTCCACGTGCAACTGGGCTTCGGCGGCGCGGGCGAGAGTACGGCGTACGGGCTGCTGCGAGCGGGCGATGTCCCGGTCCAGCTGATCGGCTCGGCGGGGTCGCCGGGACCGACGACCTACGAATGGATCCTGCGCGGCACGAACCAGTCCTATCTACTCCGCGACTGGCGCGACCTCTTCGTGGCCGACAGCAACGAATGGGTTCCCGTCGAGCTGTCCGGAACGGAGGGCTCGGAGGACAACCGCCTGTCCCTCTTCGCCCACCTGATCCACGGAGCCCCGTCCCCCCACCTCGCCGACTTCGCCAGTGGGCGACGAGTCCAGCGCGTCGTCGAAGCCTTCCACGCCACAGAATGAGCGAGGCCCCTCTCCCCGGTTGGGGAAGAGGAGCCTCGTCTGTTGCCAGGGTCAGGCCAGGGAGTCTTCCCAGGCTTGGTGGAGGCCGGCGTAGTTGCCGCCGGTGGTGACGAGGTCGGTGGGGGAGCCGTCCTCGAGGATGTGGCCGTGTTCCAGGACGATCACCCGGTCGGCCGTTTCCACGGTGGAGAGCCGGTGGGCGATGACGATGGCGGTGCGGTCGGCCAGGATCGTCCGGAGCGCGCGCTGGATCAGCCGCTCGCTCGGGATGTCCAGGCTGGAGGTCGCCTCGTCCAGGATCAGCACGGGCCGGGTCCGCCAGGAACGCCCGGGCGAACGCGACCAGCTGACGCTGACCCGCGGACAGCCGGTTGCCGCGCTTCTCGACCGCGGTCTCGTAGCCGTTCGGCAGCTTGCTGATGAACTCGTGCGCGCCGATCACCTTGGCCGCGTCGACGATCTCGTCCATCGTCGCCGTCGGCTTGCCGAACCGGATGTTGTCCGCGACCGAGCCGGTGAACAGGAAGTTCTCCTGCGTCACCATCACCACCCGGGTGCGCAGATCG
It encodes:
- a CDS encoding Gfo/Idh/MocA family protein — protein: MSTDPIRLGIVGLGAMGRRVLEVGLGHPEYAVTHAADLDPSVVSRLRAEHPGVRFSTTPADVIHADVDAVYVATPPATHAGLVVAALEGGKAVFCEKPLAISAADAEAMTVASAGRPTAVNFALSDRLATRYVEQALADGRVGDVLGVEIRLHFPVWPRPFQADATWVAGRAQGGFVREVLSHFAYLTDRLLGPLEPVHVQLGFGGAGESTAYGLLRAGDVPVQLIGSAGSPGPTTYEWILRGTNQSYLLRDWRDLFVADSNEWVPVELSGTEGSEDNRLSLFAHLIHGAPSPHLADFASGRRVQRVVEAFHATE